The following coding sequences are from one Deltaproteobacteria bacterium window:
- a CDS encoding glutamate--cysteine ligase, with amino-acid sequence MTPIKFEPSPAHTLGVEVEVSLIDPVTRTLSPAAPRVLQRLGADWAKPELFQTIVEVVTGVCKDVGEVRADLSAKLGALQKAAEAEGVALTCTGTHPIAQWHEYPITDDQRYLQLIERMQWPARRLLICGIHIHVGVPSGEHAIALLNSLCCFLPHFVATSASSPFWLGLDTGLASSRVKVFEGLPTAGLPPRIANWAEFVALMRTLIGAGSIQTIREIWWDVRPHPGFGTVELRMADGVNTLSEICALAAYAQCLVAFLTELYDSGEALPLLKRWTLAENKWRSARFGEHAKMIRNERGQTVPISDHIMEWMNYLLPIAERLGCAEDLAYLGRILEHGPSYRRQRRALDELGSLENVVDVMIQELKEDRPWHP; translated from the coding sequence ATGACTCCGATCAAGTTCGAGCCCTCCCCCGCCCACACCCTGGGCGTGGAGGTCGAGGTTTCGTTGATCGACCCGGTGACCCGGACCCTCTCCCCGGCTGCCCCCCGGGTCCTGCAGCGCCTGGGGGCCGACTGGGCCAAGCCCGAGCTCTTCCAGACCATCGTCGAGGTGGTCACGGGGGTCTGCAAGGACGTCGGCGAGGTCCGGGCGGACCTCTCGGCCAAGCTGGGGGCCCTCCAGAAGGCCGCCGAGGCCGAGGGCGTGGCCCTGACCTGCACCGGCACCCACCCCATCGCCCAGTGGCACGAGTACCCGATCACCGACGACCAGCGCTATCTGCAGCTGATCGAGCGGATGCAGTGGCCGGCCCGGCGCCTGTTGATCTGCGGCATCCACATCCACGTGGGCGTGCCCAGCGGCGAGCACGCCATCGCCCTGCTCAACTCGCTCTGCTGCTTCCTGCCCCACTTCGTGGCCACCTCGGCCTCCTCGCCCTTCTGGCTGGGCCTGGACACGGGCCTGGCCTCCTCCCGGGTGAAGGTCTTCGAGGGGCTACCCACCGCCGGCCTGCCCCCCCGGATCGCCAACTGGGCGGAGTTCGTGGCCCTGATGCGGACCCTCATCGGCGCCGGCTCGATCCAGACGATCCGGGAGATCTGGTGGGACGTGCGCCCCCACCCCGGCTTCGGCACGGTCGAGCTGCGGATGGCCGACGGGGTGAACACCCTCTCCGAGATCTGCGCCCTGGCGGCCTACGCCCAGTGCCTGGTGGCCTTCCTCACCGAGCTCTACGACTCGGGCGAGGCCCTGCCCCTGCTCAAGCGCTGGACCCTGGCCGAGAACAAGTGGCGCTCGGCCCGCTTCGGTGAGCACGCGAAGATGATCCGCAACGAGCGGGGCCAGACCGTGCCCATCTCCGATCACATCATGGAGTGGATGAACTACCTGCTGCCCATCGCCGAGCGCCTCGGCTGCGCGGAGGACCTGGCCTACCTTGGCAGGATCCTCGAGCACGGCCCAAGCTATCGCCGGCAGCGACGCGCGCTAGACGAGCTGGGCTCCCTCGAGAACGTCGTCGACGTGATGATCCAGGAGCTCAAAGAGGACCGTCCTTGGCATCCGTGA